The Glycine soja cultivar W05 chromosome 6, ASM419377v2, whole genome shotgun sequence genome has a window encoding:
- the LOC114415296 gene encoding 39S ribosomal protein L41-A, mitochondrial-like gives MPLGLILGIGRAFRRKRPSSLDILSSKRAPRGYYKGKNCKPTGFHTRKGGYVVMQEKLPNYVVPDLSDFKLKPYVSQCPIEANTSEVS, from the exons ATGCCTCTGGGACTCATCTTGGGAATAGGAAGGGCATTTCGAAGGAAGCGGCCATCTTCTCTTGACATTCTATCATCAAAACGTGCTCCTCGTGGTTATTACAAGGGAAAGAATTGCAAGCCTACTGGTTTCCACACTCGCAAAG GTGGGTATGTAGTGATGCAAGAAAAATTGCCAAATTATGTAGTTCCTGATTTGAGTGATTTCAAG CTCAAGCCATACGTATCTCAGTGTCCTATAGAAGCCAATACCTCTGAAGTTTCCTAA